The Shewanella halotolerans region ATATGAAGTTGCCTCACCCACTTATAGAAAAGGTTAAATCAGGAAGGGTGGTTTTATTTTTAGGCTCTGGAGCATTATTTGGGGCAAAGCTACCTAACGATAGGAAAATACCGCTGGGTAATGATTTGAGAGATATATTGAATGAAAGGTTTCTTAATGGAGAGTTTTCAGGAGAGTCTCTGTCAGTTGTCTCCGAAATGGCTATATCTGCTTACAGTTTATCTGAGGTTCAAACTTATATTGCGGAATATTTTTCAGGTGTAATTCCAGCGGAGTTCCACTTTGAAATTCCAAAGTTTAAGTGGTCGACGATTTTTACCACCAACTATGATAGGTTAATTGAGACGTGCTACGAAAAGTCTGCAGACTCAAGCCAAAAGTTAATTCCCTTTTTGTCAGATGAGCAAGATATAGAGAGCCATTCTATTTCTCCCAGTGAATTGCCATTAATTAAATTGCATGGGTGTATTACACGAACTCATGATGAAAGTCTCCCTCTAATATTAACTATTGATCAATATAATCAATACAAAAATAATCGAACAGGTTTGTTTAAATACTTGTTTGAAACAGCTTATAAGAACACGATAGTTTTTGTTGGCCATAGCCTGCAAGATGCAAACATTAGGTCTGTCCTTCATGAACTTGAAACGGAAGCGCCTAATGGCGAAAGACACTATTTGCTCAAGCCTGAATTGAGAGACGTGGAAAGGGATTTTTGGGGCCAGAAAAAAATAACGGCACTAGACATGACGTTTGAGGATTTTATATATGAGCTTAATTTACAAATATCTCCAGAAGATAGAGTTCTAAGTAAGTTTATCAGCCCTGATACACATTTTATACAGCAATTTTTTAATACTAACTTGCCACCAAGTGAAGAACTGATTATTTCATCTGAAAGAGATTTTACAATTCTTCATAATACAATGTCTGTTAAAGCCTGTGTCGCCAAAGATTTCTTCAGAGGTGTAGATCAGGAATGGTCTCCGATTGTTGATAACGTTGCAATTACGCGGTCGATACAATCGATAATATATGATTCAGTAATAATTAAACCTGACTCTGAAAGGAAAATTAAAACTGAGTTTTATGTTGTAAAAGGCGAGGCTGGTTCAGGTAAGTCAGTGCTTTTAAGACAGTTAGCATGGGAAACAATGCAATCTAAAATAGGGGTAGCTATTTGGGTTAATTCTGGAAGACCACTTGATATTGACTTAATAGAGGAACTTAGTTCAAAGTCTGGAGAACGATTATTCGTCTTCTGGGACGATGCAGCTAATAATGCTATAGAAATAAACAGATTTGTATCTAAAGCGATAAAAAGAGACTTAAAAATTACTATCGTTTCTGCTGAGAGATATAATGAATGGAATATGCGATGTGAAGAGCTTGATGAACAGATTACTGACAAATTCATATTAAGATATTTATCAGAAAAGGAAATTGAAGCGCTGGTAGACTCTTTGGAGCTACATGATTCACTAGGGCCCATATTAGTCAATAAGTCGAGAGAAGAAAGATGTTCTGAATTGCGAGATCGACATGGACGTCAGCTATTGGTTGCACTTCATGAGGCCACTATGGGGGAGCCATTTGAAGATATTATATATAATGAATATTCCAATATATTTCCAGAAAGAGCAAAAAGCATATATTTAACAGTTTGTGTGCTAAATAGACTTAAGGTGCCAGTTAGAGCTGGGTTGATATCAAGGGTGCACGAAATTACTTTTGAGGATTTTAAGAGTAACCTTTATTATCCTTTGGAAAAGGTGGTTGTTTCAAAGACGTATGGTAATGATGATACATTTTATTCTGCTAGGCATTCTGAAATTGCAGAGATTGTATTTAAAAGGGCGCTTGAAAAGTCTGAGGACAAATATCTAGAATACATTAGCATATTAAGCAAGTTAAATATATCGTTCAGTTCCGATAGAGACTCATATAGGCTGCTTATTAAGGCTAGATCGCTTCAGGAATTATTCCCAGATTTGGATGATGTGGTTGCCATATATAAACATGCGCATAGCGTTTTTGGGGATGATCCATATTTGTTGCAACAAATGGCTAACTACGAAAGAATTAGGGTTAATGGCAGTTTAGATAAAGCTATTGAACTTTTAGTTACGGCTAGTGACTCAGCTCCAAACGATTCAAGCATATTACACTCATTAGCAGTTTGTTGGAGAGATAAAGCTGAAAAAACAAAGGACCAGAGTCATTTAAGTTTGGCCATTGGTGAAGCTAGAGGTTATTTGCAAAAAATTGTCCATAAATGGGGTGATAGTTCTTATGTTTCGTCTACCTCAATAGAACTTTCTATTATTAGTTTGAAAAATTTATTAAGTGATGATTCATCTCCGTTAAAGTTAATAAATGAAAGTATACGTAAAGTTCAGCAAGAGTTAACGGATAATAAACAGAAGTTTCCATCTAGTGGCCATATTTACAAGTTGGAAGCACAGTTTTCCGAATTAATTAATGATAATGAGAATGCTCTAAAGGCATTGCAAAGATCATTTGAAGAGAATGATAGAGAACCATACTTGGCTATTCGATTGTCGGAGATTTATTTGGAGGCTTCTAAGTTAGATGAAGCAAAAAAAGTTCTAGAAATGGCATTAGAAAGAAGAAGATCTGACCATAGTTTAAATTTTCACTATGCTGAATTATTGCGTAATTATACGGAGCCAGATCAATCAGAATTAATTTATTTTTATCGAAGAGCATTTACTCCGAAAGATAGAAATTATCATGCACAGTTTTGGTTCGCGCGATTCTCGTTTTTTTCGTCAGATAAAAAAAATCATAAACAATCCATTGAAATCTTCGATCATATACGTAACGGGAGATTTTCACTCGAAGTTAGGCATGAGGTTAGGGATTATGATGGTGGGAAACAAAACCCGAGAATACATAGTGGAACTATATCTCGTAAAAGGGAAGGGTTTGGTTTTTTGATCATGGATGGTACAGGTTATGAGATATTTGTCCCAGCAAAACAAGTCAAAGATGATTTGTGGAACGCGATTGAAGAAGGCGATAGAGTCAATTTTAACATAGCATTTTCATTTAGTGGGCCTTTTGCTGCAAACTTGACTCCTGTTTAATCGTTATTTTAGTCGATAGGTTTGCCAATAAGTCACTAATTGCATTTGTGTAAAGTTTCATGATGACTATGTGATAACAAATAAATGGGGTCAGAGTTAACTTTCTAAGAGATTTGACTGGCACCTGAGCCTTGTTGGATTTTGTGTTTATCGTGCGATGGGGTAGGCTGGGTAGTAGCGTTGCTTACGCTGAATAAGGCGTTATGTGGAAATCGAGTTATGGAGAAGTCGATGAAGATAGAGAAATGGAAGCAAGTACGTGCCAAGGGTAAAGCTAGGTTTATCTGGATGAATGGCTTTCTATTTTGGGGCGTATCTACTGCAGTGCTATGGTCAATTTTGATGGAGTCTTTTCAGCCACAAGAACCTATTTGGGTTAGACCGCTTGTCGCTATTATCGTTTTTCCCGTTGGCGGTTTAATTTGGACCAATTGGCTTTGGTACTCCTCAGAGCGCAAGTATCGTAAAAATATATAACAAGTGAC contains the following coding sequences:
- a CDS encoding SIR2 family protein; translated protein: MKLPHPLIEKVKSGRVVLFLGSGALFGAKLPNDRKIPLGNDLRDILNERFLNGEFSGESLSVVSEMAISAYSLSEVQTYIAEYFSGVIPAEFHFEIPKFKWSTIFTTNYDRLIETCYEKSADSSQKLIPFLSDEQDIESHSISPSELPLIKLHGCITRTHDESLPLILTIDQYNQYKNNRTGLFKYLFETAYKNTIVFVGHSLQDANIRSVLHELETEAPNGERHYLLKPELRDVERDFWGQKKITALDMTFEDFIYELNLQISPEDRVLSKFISPDTHFIQQFFNTNLPPSEELIISSERDFTILHNTMSVKACVAKDFFRGVDQEWSPIVDNVAITRSIQSIIYDSVIIKPDSERKIKTEFYVVKGEAGSGKSVLLRQLAWETMQSKIGVAIWVNSGRPLDIDLIEELSSKSGERLFVFWDDAANNAIEINRFVSKAIKRDLKITIVSAERYNEWNMRCEELDEQITDKFILRYLSEKEIEALVDSLELHDSLGPILVNKSREERCSELRDRHGRQLLVALHEATMGEPFEDIIYNEYSNIFPERAKSIYLTVCVLNRLKVPVRAGLISRVHEITFEDFKSNLYYPLEKVVVSKTYGNDDTFYSARHSEIAEIVFKRALEKSEDKYLEYISILSKLNISFSSDRDSYRLLIKARSLQELFPDLDDVVAIYKHAHSVFGDDPYLLQQMANYERIRVNGSLDKAIELLVTASDSAPNDSSILHSLAVCWRDKAEKTKDQSHLSLAIGEARGYLQKIVHKWGDSSYVSSTSIELSIISLKNLLSDDSSPLKLINESIRKVQQELTDNKQKFPSSGHIYKLEAQFSELINDNENALKALQRSFEENDREPYLAIRLSEIYLEASKLDEAKKVLEMALERRRSDHSLNFHYAELLRNYTEPDQSELIYFYRRAFTPKDRNYHAQFWFARFSFFSSDKKNHKQSIEIFDHIRNGRFSLEVRHEVRDYDGGKQNPRIHSGTISRKREGFGFLIMDGTGYEIFVPAKQVKDDLWNAIEEGDRVNFNIAFSFSGPFAANLTPV